A window of the Nycticebus coucang isolate mNycCou1 chromosome 3, mNycCou1.pri, whole genome shotgun sequence genome harbors these coding sequences:
- the HDAC10 gene encoding polyamine deacetylase HDAC10 isoform X4, which produces MEQDVVSQQEFDSCPRAAQSDPGPAMWTALVYHEDMMGHELLWDDTECKIEGPQRLSAALDRLQQCGLEQRCLQLSAREASVAELGLVHSPEYIALVHGTQVLGKGELQVLSGQYDAVYFHPSTFHCARLAVGAALQLVDAVLTGDVHNGMALVRPPGHHSQRAAANGFCVFNNVAIAAEHAKQKYGLCRILIVDWDIHHGQGIQYIFEDDPSVLYFSWHRYEHGRFWPFLRESNADAVGRGQGRGFTVNLPWNQVGMGNAEYMAAFLHLLLPLAFEGGYHLESLAESVCMTVQALLGDPAPPLLGPLMPCQSALESIQSVRAVQAPHWLSLQQQDVDPALSPSTHFPEGRLLPVLPGGPACKAEASAVLSSLLGQLYLHPTPAVCTVPDATLVLLHDVIYQEESAPREEAETWARPHASLAQDEALTALAKLLYLLDGILDGQFWPGPGLKPPPLVSSGIAATPASTAVAILDVVIQRGLSHGAQRLFCVTLGQLEHPPDLTDDGRTLWLSIRGKEAAASSAFRVSTPLPGTSGGFLSCILGLVLPLAYGFQPDLVLVVLGPAHGLQGPQAALLAAVLRVPAGGRILVLVEESEPRLAGMLAPVLRGEAPPSLGPFSMASPEDVQALRSLRRQLEPQWKMLQVAVPLSSGNVESTTAGVCTPHK; this is translated from the exons ATGGAACAGGATGTAGTTTCACAGCAGGAGTTTGACAGCTGTCCTAGAGCAGCCCAAAGTGACCCTGGCCCAGCCATGTGGACTGCACTCGTGTACCATGAGGACATGATGGGACATGAGCTGCTCTGGGACGA CACTGAGTGCAAGATAGAGGGTCCCCAACGCCTGTCTGCAGCCCTGGACCGCCTGCAGCAGTGTGGCCTGGAGCAGAGGTGCCTGCAGCTGTCAGCCCGAGAGGCCTCAGTGGCAGAACTGGGGCTGGTGCACAG TCCGGAGTACATAGCCCTGGTTCACGGGACCCAGGTCCTGGGCAAGGGGGAGCTCCAGGTGCTGTCTGGACAGTATGATGCTGTGTACTTCCACCCG AGTACTTTTCACTGTGCCCGGCTGGCTGTGGGGGCTGCGTTGCAGCTGGTGGATGCCGTGCTCACAGGAGATGTGCACAATGGGATGGCCCTGGTGAG ACCCCCTGGACATCACAGCCAGAGGGCAGCTGCCAATGGGTTCTGTGTGTTCAACAATGTAGCTATAGCAGCTGAACATGCCAAGCAGAAATATGGGCTATGCAG GATCCTCATTGTTGACTGGGACATCCATCATGGCCAGGGCATCCAGTACATCTTTGAGGATGACCCCAG TGTCCTTTACTTCTCCTGGCACCGATACGAGCACGGCCGCTTCTGGCCCTTCCTGCGAGAGTCAAATGCAGACGCTGTTGGGCGGGGCCAGGGCCGTGGCTTCACTGTTAACCTGCCCTGGAACCAG GTCGGGATGGGAAATGCTGAATACATGGCTGCCTTCTTGCATCTGCTGCTGCCACTGGCCTTTGAG GGCGGCTACCACCTGGAGTCACTGGCGGAATCGGTGTGCATGACAGTGCAGGCACTGCTGGGAGACCCCGCCCCACCCCTGCTGGGGCCTCTGATGCCATGTCAGAG TGCCCTGGAATCCATTCAGAGTGTTCGGGCAGTCCAGGCCCCTCACTGGCTGAGCCTCCAGCAGCAAG ATGTGGACCCTGCACTGAGTCCCAGCACCCATTTCCCAGAGGGGAGGCTCCTGCCTGTGCTGCCTGGGGGTCCTGCATGCAAGGCTGAGGCTTCAGCAGTGCTGAGCTCCCTTCTGGGCCAGCTGTACCTCCACCCCACACCTGCTGTCTGCACTGTGCCAGATGCCACCTTGGTTCTGCTCCATGATGTAATTTATCAGGAGGAGTCAGCACCAAGGGAGGAAGCAGAAACCTGGGCCAG GCCACATGCATCCCTGGCTCAGGATGAAGCCCTCACTGCACTTGCGAAACTCCTGTACCTTTTAGATGGGATTCTGGATGGGCAG ttttggccgggaccgggcttgaagccaccacccctg GTGAGCAGTGGTATTGCAGCCACCCCAGCCTCCACTGCAGTGGCCATCCTGGATGTGGTCATTCAGAGAGGACTGTCCCATGGAGCCCAAAG GCTGTTCTGTGTGACCCTGGGACAGCTGGAGCATCCTCCTGACCTCACCGATGATGG GAGGACTCTTTGGCTGAGCATCAGGGGCAAGGAGGCAGCTGCTTCCTCTGCATTCCGTGTCTCCACGCCACTGCCAGGG ACTAGTGGTGGGTTCCTGAGCTGCATCTTGGGCCTGGTGCTGCCGCTAGCCTATGGCTTCCAGCCTGACCTGGTGCTGGTGGTGCTGGGGCCTGCCCATGGCCTTCAGGGCCCCCAGGCTGCTCTTCTGGCTGCAGTGCTGCGGGTGCCGGCAGGAGGCCGAATCCTGGTCCTGGTGGAG GAGTCAGAGCCTCGCCTGGCAGGGATGCTGGCCCCAGTGCTGCGCGGAGAGGCACCTCCCAGCCTGGGTCCTTTCTCGATGGCCTCTCCAGAGGATGTCCAGGCCCTCAGGAGCCTGAGAAGGCAGTTAGAGCCACAGTGGAAGATGCTGCAGGTGGCCG TACCGCTCTCCTCTGGCAACGTGGAATCGACCACAGCGGGAGTGTGCACACCACATAAATAA
- the HDAC10 gene encoding polyamine deacetylase HDAC10 isoform X2, with product MEQDVVSQQEFDSCPRAAQSDPGPAMWTALVYHEDMMGHELLWDDTECKIEGPQRLSAALDRLQQCGLEQRCLQLSAREASVAELGLVHSPEYIALVHGTQVLGKGELQVLSGQYDAVYFHPSTFHCARLAVGAALQLVDAVLTGDVHNGMALVRPPGHHSQRAAANGFCVFNNVAIAAEHAKQKYGLCRILIVDWDIHHGQGIQYIFEDDPSVLYFSWHRYEHGRFWPFLRESNADAVGRGQGRGFTVNLPWNQVGMGNAEYMAAFLHLLLPLAFEFDPELVLVSAGFDSAIGDPEGQMQATPECFAHLTQLLQVLAGGRVCVVLEGGYHLESLAESVCMTVQALLGDPAPPLLGPLMPCQSALESIQSVRAVQAPHWLSLQQQDVDPALSPSTHFPEGRLLPVLPGGPACKAEASAVLSSLLGQLYLHPTPAVCTVPDATLVLLHDVIYQEESAPREEAETWARPHASLAQDEALTALAKLLYLLDGILDGQVSSGIAATPASTAVAILDVVIQRGLSHGAQRLFCVTLGQLEHPPDLTDDGRTLWLSIRGKEAAASSAFRVSTPLPGTSGGFLSCILGLVLPLAYGFQPDLVLVVLGPAHGLQGPQAALLAAVLRVPAGGRILVLVEESEPRLAGMLAPVLRGEAPPSLGPFSMASPEDVQALRSLRRQLEPQWKMLQVAVPLSSGNVESTTAGVCTPHK from the exons ATGGAACAGGATGTAGTTTCACAGCAGGAGTTTGACAGCTGTCCTAGAGCAGCCCAAAGTGACCCTGGCCCAGCCATGTGGACTGCACTCGTGTACCATGAGGACATGATGGGACATGAGCTGCTCTGGGACGA CACTGAGTGCAAGATAGAGGGTCCCCAACGCCTGTCTGCAGCCCTGGACCGCCTGCAGCAGTGTGGCCTGGAGCAGAGGTGCCTGCAGCTGTCAGCCCGAGAGGCCTCAGTGGCAGAACTGGGGCTGGTGCACAG TCCGGAGTACATAGCCCTGGTTCACGGGACCCAGGTCCTGGGCAAGGGGGAGCTCCAGGTGCTGTCTGGACAGTATGATGCTGTGTACTTCCACCCG AGTACTTTTCACTGTGCCCGGCTGGCTGTGGGGGCTGCGTTGCAGCTGGTGGATGCCGTGCTCACAGGAGATGTGCACAATGGGATGGCCCTGGTGAG ACCCCCTGGACATCACAGCCAGAGGGCAGCTGCCAATGGGTTCTGTGTGTTCAACAATGTAGCTATAGCAGCTGAACATGCCAAGCAGAAATATGGGCTATGCAG GATCCTCATTGTTGACTGGGACATCCATCATGGCCAGGGCATCCAGTACATCTTTGAGGATGACCCCAG TGTCCTTTACTTCTCCTGGCACCGATACGAGCACGGCCGCTTCTGGCCCTTCCTGCGAGAGTCAAATGCAGACGCTGTTGGGCGGGGCCAGGGCCGTGGCTTCACTGTTAACCTGCCCTGGAACCAG GTCGGGATGGGAAATGCTGAATACATGGCTGCCTTCTTGCATCTGCTGCTGCCACTGGCCTTTGAG TTTGACCCTGAGCTGGTGTTGGTTTCTGCTGGATTTGACTCAGCCATCGGGGACCCTGAG GGCCAGATGCAGGCCACACCAGAGTGCTTTGCCCACCTCACACAGTTGCTCCAGGTGCTGGCTGGCGGCCGAGTCTGCGTGGTGCTGGAG GGCGGCTACCACCTGGAGTCACTGGCGGAATCGGTGTGCATGACAGTGCAGGCACTGCTGGGAGACCCCGCCCCACCCCTGCTGGGGCCTCTGATGCCATGTCAGAG TGCCCTGGAATCCATTCAGAGTGTTCGGGCAGTCCAGGCCCCTCACTGGCTGAGCCTCCAGCAGCAAG ATGTGGACCCTGCACTGAGTCCCAGCACCCATTTCCCAGAGGGGAGGCTCCTGCCTGTGCTGCCTGGGGGTCCTGCATGCAAGGCTGAGGCTTCAGCAGTGCTGAGCTCCCTTCTGGGCCAGCTGTACCTCCACCCCACACCTGCTGTCTGCACTGTGCCAGATGCCACCTTGGTTCTGCTCCATGATGTAATTTATCAGGAGGAGTCAGCACCAAGGGAGGAAGCAGAAACCTGGGCCAG GCCACATGCATCCCTGGCTCAGGATGAAGCCCTCACTGCACTTGCGAAACTCCTGTACCTTTTAGATGGGATTCTGGATGGGCAG GTGAGCAGTGGTATTGCAGCCACCCCAGCCTCCACTGCAGTGGCCATCCTGGATGTGGTCATTCAGAGAGGACTGTCCCATGGAGCCCAAAG GCTGTTCTGTGTGACCCTGGGACAGCTGGAGCATCCTCCTGACCTCACCGATGATGG GAGGACTCTTTGGCTGAGCATCAGGGGCAAGGAGGCAGCTGCTTCCTCTGCATTCCGTGTCTCCACGCCACTGCCAGGG ACTAGTGGTGGGTTCCTGAGCTGCATCTTGGGCCTGGTGCTGCCGCTAGCCTATGGCTTCCAGCCTGACCTGGTGCTGGTGGTGCTGGGGCCTGCCCATGGCCTTCAGGGCCCCCAGGCTGCTCTTCTGGCTGCAGTGCTGCGGGTGCCGGCAGGAGGCCGAATCCTGGTCCTGGTGGAG GAGTCAGAGCCTCGCCTGGCAGGGATGCTGGCCCCAGTGCTGCGCGGAGAGGCACCTCCCAGCCTGGGTCCTTTCTCGATGGCCTCTCCAGAGGATGTCCAGGCCCTCAGGAGCCTGAGAAGGCAGTTAGAGCCACAGTGGAAGATGCTGCAGGTGGCCG TACCGCTCTCCTCTGGCAACGTGGAATCGACCACAGCGGGAGTGTGCACACCACATAAATAA
- the HDAC10 gene encoding polyamine deacetylase HDAC10 isoform X3, with protein MEQDVVSQQEFDSCPRAAQSDPGPAMWTALVYHEDMMGHELLWDDPGPPAAVWPGAEVPAAVSPRGLSGRTGAGAQSTFHCARLAVGAALQLVDAVLTGDVHNGMALVRPPGHHSQRAAANGFCVFNNVAIAAEHAKQKYGLCRILIVDWDIHHGQGIQYIFEDDPSVLYFSWHRYEHGRFWPFLRESNADAVGRGQGRGFTVNLPWNQVGMGNAEYMAAFLHLLLPLAFEFDPELVLVSAGFDSAIGDPEGQMQATPECFAHLTQLLQVLAGGRVCVVLEGGYHLESLAESVCMTVQALLGDPAPPLLGPLMPCQSALESIQSVRAVQAPHWLSLQQQDVDPALSPSTHFPEGRLLPVLPGGPACKAEASAVLSSLLGQLYLHPTPAVCTVPDATLVLLHDVIYQEESAPREEAETWARPHASLAQDEALTALAKLLYLLDGILDGQFWPGPGLKPPPLVSSGIAATPASTAVAILDVVIQRGLSHGAQRLFCVTLGQLEHPPDLTDDGRTLWLSIRGKEAAASSAFRVSTPLPGTSGGFLSCILGLVLPLAYGFQPDLVLVVLGPAHGLQGPQAALLAAVLRVPAGGRILVLVEESEPRLAGMLAPVLRGEAPPSLGPFSMASPEDVQALRSLRRQLEPQWKMLQVAVPLSSGNVESTTAGVCTPHK; from the exons ATGGAACAGGATGTAGTTTCACAGCAGGAGTTTGACAGCTGTCCTAGAGCAGCCCAAAGTGACCCTGGCCCAGCCATGTGGACTGCACTCGTGTACCATGAGGACATGATGGGACATGAGCTGCTCTGGGACGA CCCTGGACCGCCTGCAGCAGTGTGGCCTGGAGCAGAGGTGCCTGCAGCTGTCAGCCCGAGAGGCCTCAGTGGCAGAACTGGGGCTGGTGCACAG AGTACTTTTCACTGTGCCCGGCTGGCTGTGGGGGCTGCGTTGCAGCTGGTGGATGCCGTGCTCACAGGAGATGTGCACAATGGGATGGCCCTGGTGAG ACCCCCTGGACATCACAGCCAGAGGGCAGCTGCCAATGGGTTCTGTGTGTTCAACAATGTAGCTATAGCAGCTGAACATGCCAAGCAGAAATATGGGCTATGCAG GATCCTCATTGTTGACTGGGACATCCATCATGGCCAGGGCATCCAGTACATCTTTGAGGATGACCCCAG TGTCCTTTACTTCTCCTGGCACCGATACGAGCACGGCCGCTTCTGGCCCTTCCTGCGAGAGTCAAATGCAGACGCTGTTGGGCGGGGCCAGGGCCGTGGCTTCACTGTTAACCTGCCCTGGAACCAG GTCGGGATGGGAAATGCTGAATACATGGCTGCCTTCTTGCATCTGCTGCTGCCACTGGCCTTTGAG TTTGACCCTGAGCTGGTGTTGGTTTCTGCTGGATTTGACTCAGCCATCGGGGACCCTGAG GGCCAGATGCAGGCCACACCAGAGTGCTTTGCCCACCTCACACAGTTGCTCCAGGTGCTGGCTGGCGGCCGAGTCTGCGTGGTGCTGGAG GGCGGCTACCACCTGGAGTCACTGGCGGAATCGGTGTGCATGACAGTGCAGGCACTGCTGGGAGACCCCGCCCCACCCCTGCTGGGGCCTCTGATGCCATGTCAGAG TGCCCTGGAATCCATTCAGAGTGTTCGGGCAGTCCAGGCCCCTCACTGGCTGAGCCTCCAGCAGCAAG ATGTGGACCCTGCACTGAGTCCCAGCACCCATTTCCCAGAGGGGAGGCTCCTGCCTGTGCTGCCTGGGGGTCCTGCATGCAAGGCTGAGGCTTCAGCAGTGCTGAGCTCCCTTCTGGGCCAGCTGTACCTCCACCCCACACCTGCTGTCTGCACTGTGCCAGATGCCACCTTGGTTCTGCTCCATGATGTAATTTATCAGGAGGAGTCAGCACCAAGGGAGGAAGCAGAAACCTGGGCCAG GCCACATGCATCCCTGGCTCAGGATGAAGCCCTCACTGCACTTGCGAAACTCCTGTACCTTTTAGATGGGATTCTGGATGGGCAG ttttggccgggaccgggcttgaagccaccacccctg GTGAGCAGTGGTATTGCAGCCACCCCAGCCTCCACTGCAGTGGCCATCCTGGATGTGGTCATTCAGAGAGGACTGTCCCATGGAGCCCAAAG GCTGTTCTGTGTGACCCTGGGACAGCTGGAGCATCCTCCTGACCTCACCGATGATGG GAGGACTCTTTGGCTGAGCATCAGGGGCAAGGAGGCAGCTGCTTCCTCTGCATTCCGTGTCTCCACGCCACTGCCAGGG ACTAGTGGTGGGTTCCTGAGCTGCATCTTGGGCCTGGTGCTGCCGCTAGCCTATGGCTTCCAGCCTGACCTGGTGCTGGTGGTGCTGGGGCCTGCCCATGGCCTTCAGGGCCCCCAGGCTGCTCTTCTGGCTGCAGTGCTGCGGGTGCCGGCAGGAGGCCGAATCCTGGTCCTGGTGGAG GAGTCAGAGCCTCGCCTGGCAGGGATGCTGGCCCCAGTGCTGCGCGGAGAGGCACCTCCCAGCCTGGGTCCTTTCTCGATGGCCTCTCCAGAGGATGTCCAGGCCCTCAGGAGCCTGAGAAGGCAGTTAGAGCCACAGTGGAAGATGCTGCAGGTGGCCG TACCGCTCTCCTCTGGCAACGTGGAATCGACCACAGCGGGAGTGTGCACACCACATAAATAA
- the HDAC10 gene encoding polyamine deacetylase HDAC10 isoform X7, protein MEQDVVSQQEFDSCPRAAQSDPGPAMWTALVYHEDMMGHELLWDDTECKIEGPQRLSAALDRLQQCGLEQRCLQLSAREASVAELGLVHSPEYIALVHGTQVLGKGELQVLSGQYDAVYFHPSTFHCARLAVGAALQLVDAVLTGDVHNGMALVRPPGHHSQRAAANGFCVFNNVAIAAEHAKQKYGLCRILIVDWDIHHGQGIQYIFEDDPSVLYFSWHRYEHGRFWPFLRESNADAVGRGQGRGFTVNLPWNQVGMGNAEYMAAFLHLLLPLAFEFDPELVLVSAGFDSAIGDPEGQMQATPECFAHLTQLLQVLAGGRVCVVLEGGYHLESLAESVCMTVQALLGDPAPPLLGPLMPCQSALESIQSVRAVQAPHWLSLQQQDVDPALSPSTHFPEGRLLPVLPGGPACKAEASAVLSSLLGQLYLHPTPAVCTVPDATLVLLHDVIYQEESAPREEAETWARPHASLAQDEALTALAKLLYLLDGILDGQFWPGPGLKPPPLVSSGIAATPASTAVAILDVVIQRGLSHGAQRLFCVTLGQLEHPPDLTDDGYDSGHALGWACGRAPRGLVWEGPLGQGQVGLQHRGSVV, encoded by the exons ATGGAACAGGATGTAGTTTCACAGCAGGAGTTTGACAGCTGTCCTAGAGCAGCCCAAAGTGACCCTGGCCCAGCCATGTGGACTGCACTCGTGTACCATGAGGACATGATGGGACATGAGCTGCTCTGGGACGA CACTGAGTGCAAGATAGAGGGTCCCCAACGCCTGTCTGCAGCCCTGGACCGCCTGCAGCAGTGTGGCCTGGAGCAGAGGTGCCTGCAGCTGTCAGCCCGAGAGGCCTCAGTGGCAGAACTGGGGCTGGTGCACAG TCCGGAGTACATAGCCCTGGTTCACGGGACCCAGGTCCTGGGCAAGGGGGAGCTCCAGGTGCTGTCTGGACAGTATGATGCTGTGTACTTCCACCCG AGTACTTTTCACTGTGCCCGGCTGGCTGTGGGGGCTGCGTTGCAGCTGGTGGATGCCGTGCTCACAGGAGATGTGCACAATGGGATGGCCCTGGTGAG ACCCCCTGGACATCACAGCCAGAGGGCAGCTGCCAATGGGTTCTGTGTGTTCAACAATGTAGCTATAGCAGCTGAACATGCCAAGCAGAAATATGGGCTATGCAG GATCCTCATTGTTGACTGGGACATCCATCATGGCCAGGGCATCCAGTACATCTTTGAGGATGACCCCAG TGTCCTTTACTTCTCCTGGCACCGATACGAGCACGGCCGCTTCTGGCCCTTCCTGCGAGAGTCAAATGCAGACGCTGTTGGGCGGGGCCAGGGCCGTGGCTTCACTGTTAACCTGCCCTGGAACCAG GTCGGGATGGGAAATGCTGAATACATGGCTGCCTTCTTGCATCTGCTGCTGCCACTGGCCTTTGAG TTTGACCCTGAGCTGGTGTTGGTTTCTGCTGGATTTGACTCAGCCATCGGGGACCCTGAG GGCCAGATGCAGGCCACACCAGAGTGCTTTGCCCACCTCACACAGTTGCTCCAGGTGCTGGCTGGCGGCCGAGTCTGCGTGGTGCTGGAG GGCGGCTACCACCTGGAGTCACTGGCGGAATCGGTGTGCATGACAGTGCAGGCACTGCTGGGAGACCCCGCCCCACCCCTGCTGGGGCCTCTGATGCCATGTCAGAG TGCCCTGGAATCCATTCAGAGTGTTCGGGCAGTCCAGGCCCCTCACTGGCTGAGCCTCCAGCAGCAAG ATGTGGACCCTGCACTGAGTCCCAGCACCCATTTCCCAGAGGGGAGGCTCCTGCCTGTGCTGCCTGGGGGTCCTGCATGCAAGGCTGAGGCTTCAGCAGTGCTGAGCTCCCTTCTGGGCCAGCTGTACCTCCACCCCACACCTGCTGTCTGCACTGTGCCAGATGCCACCTTGGTTCTGCTCCATGATGTAATTTATCAGGAGGAGTCAGCACCAAGGGAGGAAGCAGAAACCTGGGCCAG GCCACATGCATCCCTGGCTCAGGATGAAGCCCTCACTGCACTTGCGAAACTCCTGTACCTTTTAGATGGGATTCTGGATGGGCAG ttttggccgggaccgggcttgaagccaccacccctg GTGAGCAGTGGTATTGCAGCCACCCCAGCCTCCACTGCAGTGGCCATCCTGGATGTGGTCATTCAGAGAGGACTGTCCCATGGAGCCCAAAG GCTGTTCTGTGTGACCCTGGGACAGCTGGAGCATCCTCCTGACCTCACCGATGATGGGTATGACTCAGGTCATGCACTTGGGTGGGCATGTGGCAGGGCTCCCAGGGGGC TGGTTTGGGAGGGGCCCTTAGGGCAAGGCCAGGTGGGTCTTCAGCACAGAGGGTCAGTAGTCTGA
- the HDAC10 gene encoding polyamine deacetylase HDAC10 isoform X6, which yields MEQDVVSQQEFDSCPRAAQSDPGPAMWTALVYHEDMMGHELLWDDTECKIEGPQRLSAALDRLQQCGLEQRCLQLSAREASVAELGLVHSPEYIALVHGTQVLGKGELQVLSGQYDAVYFHPSTFHCARLAVGAALQLVDAVLTGDVHNGMALVRPPGHHSQRAAANGFCVFNNVAIAAEHAKQKYGLCRILIVDWDIHHGQGIQYIFEDDPSVLYFSWHRYEHGRFWPFLRESNADAVGRGQGRGFTVNLPWNQVGMGNAEYMAAFLHLLLPLAFEFDPELVLVSAGFDSAIGDPEGQMQATPECFAHLTQLLQVLAGGRVCVVLEGGYHLESLAESVCMTVQALLGDPAPPLLGPLMPCQSALESIQSVRAVQAPHWLSLQQQDVDPALSPSTHFPEGRLLPVLPGGPACKAEASAVLSSLLGQLYLHPTPAVCTVPDATLVLLHDVIYQEESAPREEAETWARPHASLAQDEALTALAKLLYLLDGILDGQFWPGPGLKPPPLVSSGIAATPASTAVAILDVVIQRGLSHGAQRLFCVTLGQLEHPPDLTDDGRTLWLSIRGKEAAASSAFRVSTPLPGEEGQSQRGECPCVRSCSPAVPTD from the exons ATGGAACAGGATGTAGTTTCACAGCAGGAGTTTGACAGCTGTCCTAGAGCAGCCCAAAGTGACCCTGGCCCAGCCATGTGGACTGCACTCGTGTACCATGAGGACATGATGGGACATGAGCTGCTCTGGGACGA CACTGAGTGCAAGATAGAGGGTCCCCAACGCCTGTCTGCAGCCCTGGACCGCCTGCAGCAGTGTGGCCTGGAGCAGAGGTGCCTGCAGCTGTCAGCCCGAGAGGCCTCAGTGGCAGAACTGGGGCTGGTGCACAG TCCGGAGTACATAGCCCTGGTTCACGGGACCCAGGTCCTGGGCAAGGGGGAGCTCCAGGTGCTGTCTGGACAGTATGATGCTGTGTACTTCCACCCG AGTACTTTTCACTGTGCCCGGCTGGCTGTGGGGGCTGCGTTGCAGCTGGTGGATGCCGTGCTCACAGGAGATGTGCACAATGGGATGGCCCTGGTGAG ACCCCCTGGACATCACAGCCAGAGGGCAGCTGCCAATGGGTTCTGTGTGTTCAACAATGTAGCTATAGCAGCTGAACATGCCAAGCAGAAATATGGGCTATGCAG GATCCTCATTGTTGACTGGGACATCCATCATGGCCAGGGCATCCAGTACATCTTTGAGGATGACCCCAG TGTCCTTTACTTCTCCTGGCACCGATACGAGCACGGCCGCTTCTGGCCCTTCCTGCGAGAGTCAAATGCAGACGCTGTTGGGCGGGGCCAGGGCCGTGGCTTCACTGTTAACCTGCCCTGGAACCAG GTCGGGATGGGAAATGCTGAATACATGGCTGCCTTCTTGCATCTGCTGCTGCCACTGGCCTTTGAG TTTGACCCTGAGCTGGTGTTGGTTTCTGCTGGATTTGACTCAGCCATCGGGGACCCTGAG GGCCAGATGCAGGCCACACCAGAGTGCTTTGCCCACCTCACACAGTTGCTCCAGGTGCTGGCTGGCGGCCGAGTCTGCGTGGTGCTGGAG GGCGGCTACCACCTGGAGTCACTGGCGGAATCGGTGTGCATGACAGTGCAGGCACTGCTGGGAGACCCCGCCCCACCCCTGCTGGGGCCTCTGATGCCATGTCAGAG TGCCCTGGAATCCATTCAGAGTGTTCGGGCAGTCCAGGCCCCTCACTGGCTGAGCCTCCAGCAGCAAG ATGTGGACCCTGCACTGAGTCCCAGCACCCATTTCCCAGAGGGGAGGCTCCTGCCTGTGCTGCCTGGGGGTCCTGCATGCAAGGCTGAGGCTTCAGCAGTGCTGAGCTCCCTTCTGGGCCAGCTGTACCTCCACCCCACACCTGCTGTCTGCACTGTGCCAGATGCCACCTTGGTTCTGCTCCATGATGTAATTTATCAGGAGGAGTCAGCACCAAGGGAGGAAGCAGAAACCTGGGCCAG GCCACATGCATCCCTGGCTCAGGATGAAGCCCTCACTGCACTTGCGAAACTCCTGTACCTTTTAGATGGGATTCTGGATGGGCAG ttttggccgggaccgggcttgaagccaccacccctg GTGAGCAGTGGTATTGCAGCCACCCCAGCCTCCACTGCAGTGGCCATCCTGGATGTGGTCATTCAGAGAGGACTGTCCCATGGAGCCCAAAG GCTGTTCTGTGTGACCCTGGGACAGCTGGAGCATCCTCCTGACCTCACCGATGATGG GAGGACTCTTTGGCTGAGCATCAGGGGCAAGGAGGCAGCTGCTTCCTCTGCATTCCGTGTCTCCACGCCACTGCCAGGG GAGGAGGGGCAGAGCCAGCGGGGCGAGTGTCCCTGTGTGAGGAGCTGTAGCCCTGCTGTCCCTACAGACTAG